GTATTCGGGGGCTGGGGGTAAACCAGCTCACCAATCGAGAATCCCTCCAGGATCTGGAGAGCGTCTTCTCCACCTGGATTTCCGGGATCATAGCCATGGGACGGATGGTCTTCCAGGTCGCGCAGGAGCTGATCTTCCCCCTGGCCCCAGTATGCATCGGCAATCATATAGATCCAGATGTTCTCACCGGTCAGCCGGCTGGTGTCCCAGGTGATCTCGTAGGTGCTGCCCCACTGCAGCCGGCTCTCAGGGGTGGGGAATCCCACGGCCCCCGGATGGTACGTTTCGAGCCCTCCCAGGTTAAAGGCCGCCAGGGCTGTCTGGGCGTTCAACGTCAAAAAAAGGAAAAGCAGCAGCGCTTTTCCGGCAACAAATTCCCTGTACCTGTTCGGCATGGCATACCCCCGCGATAGCGTCATAAGCTGCAGACAATGAAGGACATTGAAATCATTGTATGCCCCAGGATGAATTATCACAAGGGGTTTTGTCACAAAATGCCATTTTAATGTCAGGTAAAGTCGTTACGGCAAAACGGGGATCAAGCGCAGCACCTGTCCGGGATTGTGGTCGGTCAGCACCCAGATGCTTCCATCGGGAGCCTGGCGAATATCGCGAATGCGGCTCTGCCCTTCAAAAAACTGCTCCACCTCTTGCACCTGCCACTGGCCCATCTCGTCCTGACTGGTCTCCAGACGAGAAATCAGCTGGCCGCGCAGGGCACCGATAAAGAGCTGATTCTGCCAGTGGGGAAACATGTCGCCAGCGTAGAAGAGCATGCCCGAAGGAGCGATGGAAGGCGTCCAGTGCCACAGGGGCGACTCCATACCGGGGAGCTCAGTGTGGGGGGTAATGGTGGAGCCATCGTAGTCGATGCCGTGGGTGGCCTTGGGCCAGCCGTAGTTGGCGCCAGCGATGAGGCGATTCACCTCATCGCCGCCCCTGGGGCCGTGCTCCTGCATCCAGATTTCGCCACTGAGCGGATGCATGGCCATGCCCTGGGCGTTGCGGGTTCCCGTGGCATAAATCTCCGGTTTCATATCAGCTTCATCTGCAAAGGGATTGTCGGCGGGGATGCGGCCATCGTCGTGGAGGCGGATGATACTGCCAGCGTGATCACTGAAGTCCTGGGCCCGCTCCATCTGGCCACGATCGCCAATGCTGAGGTAGACATAGCCTGCGGCATCAAAGACAATGCGCCCACCAAAGTGACGTCCGCCACTGCTGCGGGGAAAAGCGGTGAAGAGCACCTGCACTTCCGTCAGGCGACCATCCAGATAGCGGCCCCGTGCCATATTGGTGGTGAAGCCCGCCGAGGTACGATCCACATAGCTGAAATAGAGCCAGCGATTTTCGGCAAAGTCGGGGTGCAGGGCCAGATCCAGCAACCCACCCTGTCCGTTGGGGTCGATGCGGGGCAGACCACGCACCGGAATGGATTCCAGCCTGCCATCGCGGATAAGGCGCAGGCGTCCGGGACGTTCACTCACCAGCACTTCCCCATCGGGCAGAAAGACAATGGACCAGGGATGACTGAGACCGCCCACCACCTCCTCCACAT
This portion of the Desulfurispirillum indicum S5 genome encodes:
- a CDS encoding PQQ-dependent sugar dehydrogenase yields the protein MIRFLGSLLVFFAFGATKGLAASSSHASELHHFHVEEVVGGLSHPWSIVFLPDGEVLVSERPGRLRLIRDGRLESIPVRGLPRIDPNGQGGLLDLALHPDFAENRWLYFSYVDRTSAGFTTNMARGRYLDGRLTEVQVLFTAFPRSSGGRHFGGRIVFDAAGYVYLSIGDRGQMERAQDFSDHAGSIIRLHDDGRIPADNPFADEADMKPEIYATGTRNAQGMAMHPLSGEIWMQEHGPRGGDEVNRLIAGANYGWPKATHGIDYDGSTITPHTELPGMESPLWHWTPSIAPSGMLFYAGDMFPHWQNQLFIGALRGQLISRLETSQDEMGQWQVQEVEQFFEGQSRIRDIRQAPDGSIWVLTDHNPGQVLRLIPVLP